The Priestia koreensis genomic interval TCATTTAATGAACAAAGTTGAGAAGTTAAATGAAACTGAGGGCAAACAAGTTATCAAAACTTGGTCTCGTCGTTCAACAATTTTCCCTCAATTCATCGGTCACACTATCGCAGTTTACGATGGTCGTAAACATGTACCGGTATTCGTTACAGAAGATATGGTAGGTCACAAGCTTGGTGAATTTGCACCATCACGTACTTACAAAGGTCATGCAAGTGACGATAAGAAAACAAAACGCTAATTAAGAGAGGAGGCATTTAAATGCAAGCTAAAGCTG includes:
- the rpsS gene encoding 30S ribosomal protein S19; translation: MGRSLKKGPFVDSHLMNKVEKLNETEGKQVIKTWSRRSTIFPQFIGHTIAVYDGRKHVPVFVTEDMVGHKLGEFAPSRTYKGHASDDKKTKR